A single region of the Mugil cephalus isolate CIBA_MC_2020 chromosome 4, CIBA_Mcephalus_1.1, whole genome shotgun sequence genome encodes:
- the slc26a6l gene encoding solute carrier family 26 member 6, like: MPMDSTYRYGKYRIERDVLDEQRLEEVTQRKTYSDLHPSLAKRLKDSLRCTVPKLKRSVMSSFPLLYWLPKYSVWDYGMPDLVSGISVGIMHLPQGMAYALLASLPPVFGLYSSLYPPLIYFFFGTSRHISIGTFTVLSIMVGSVTERLAPDVNFLISDGTNTTAEVDVIARDSYRVQVAATTAVLGGLIQVLLGVVKFGFVGTYLSEPLVRAYTAAAAAHAVVAQLKYIFGVSPTRFSGPLSLVYTLKDVCSLLPHTHLPTLLLSAVTMVLLIAAKELNAFLGPKLPVPVPVELITIVAATLISSYAHLNSNYTISVVGEIPSGLSSPMVPDVSIFGEVIGDAFALAIVGYAVSVSLGKTFALKHGYKVDSNQELVALGLSNAAGGFFQCFSVCASMSRSLIQETTGGKTQMAGVASSLIVLVTILKLGTLFQELPKAVLASIVFVNLKGMFKQHFDIVTLWRSSRIDLVVWLVTWVSTVLLNLDLGLAASITFALFTVIFRTQLPTYSVLGNVPGTELYVDIETHRDAREVPGVTIFRSSATVYFANADLYLEALKEKSGLDISKMIIYKRRQEAKQKRRERRAERRAKRRAKRERRAQRTAKQLPVSPDFSVEEEDGCWRDTCIDGTEREEQDWPERENGTVFVIPTTPQTPDGHSRWEYLKGGDPDCASLGWMSELQDGDTTTLGSSSEDTLSRDLERVSLGSLGKWTWDIHSIILDLSTANFIDTVAIKTLKNIFLDFSEIDVDVYMAGCQASVVEQLELGGFFSETITKRRLFASVHDAVLYCLNHRGATLFPRYDPSPDVQCSMRF, from the exons ATGCCAATGGATTCTACATACCGATATGGGAAATACAGAATTGAGAGGGACGTGCTGGATGAGcagagactggaggaggtaaCACAGCGGAAAACATATTCTGACCTCCACCCTTCTCTAGCTAAGCGACTTAAGGATTCCTTAAG ATGTACAGTACCTAAACTAAAGCGAAGTGTGATGAGCAGCTTTCCTTTGTTATACTGGCTGCCCAAGTACTCAGTGTGGGACTACGGCATGCCAGACCTCGTCTCTGGGATTAGTGTGGGTATAATGCACCTGCCACAAG GTATGGCTTATGCATTATTGGCTTCATTACCTCCTGTATTTGGGCTCTACTCTTCTCTCTATCCACCATTAATCTACTTCTTCTTTGGTACGTCGCGTCACATTTCCATTG GTACATTCACTGTTCTCAGCATCATGGTAGGTAGTGTAACGGAGAGACTCGCTCCAGACGTGAATTTCCTTATAAGTGATGGGACCAACACCACTGCAGAGGTGGACGTAATAGCCCGCGACTCATACCGGGTGCAGGTGGCAGCAACTACTGCTGTCCTAGGAGGACTTATTCAG GTGCTTCTGGGTGTGGTAAAGTTTGGATTTGTGGGAACGTACCTGTCTGAACCTCTGGTCCGGGCTTacacagcagctgctgcagcccaCGCTGTGGTGGCACAGCTGAAGTACATATTTGGAGTTTCCCCCACACGGTTTAGTGGTCCACTGTCACTGGTGTAT ACTCTGAAGGATGTTTGCTCTTTGCTGCCGCACACTCATCTCCCCACGCTGCTGCTCAGTGCCGTGACTATGGTGCTTCTGATTGCAGCCAAGGAGCTCAACGCGTTCCTCGGCCCGAAGCTGCCAGTGCCCGTCCCAGTGGAGCTCATCACG ATTGTGGCAGCAACACTCATATCATCCTATGCACATTTAAACAGCAACTACACTATTTCAGTTGTTGGAGAAATTCCTAGTGG TTTAAGTTCTCCCATGGTACCAGATGTGAGCATTTTTGGAGAAGTGATTGGCGACGCATTTGCACTGGCTATCGTCGGATACGCCGTATCTGTTTCACTTGGAAAAACATTTGCACTGAAACATGGATACAAGGTGGACAGTAACCAG GAACTTGTGGCGCTGGGCCTCAGTAATGCAGCGGGCGGCTTCTTTCAGTGCTTCTCTGTCTGCGCCTCCATGTCCCGAAGTCTCATCCAAGAGACCACTGGTGGTAAAACACAA ATGGCTGGCGTGGCCTCCTCTCTAATTGTGTTGGTGACTATACTGAAACTTGGAACATTGTTCCAGGAGTTGCCAAAG GCCGTCCTCGCATCGATCGTCTTTGTGAATCTGAAGGGCATGTTCAAGCAGCACTTTGACATTGTTACactgtggaggagcagcaggattGATCTG GTGGTGTGGTTGGTCACTTGGGTGTCAACCGTGCTTCTCAATCTGGACCTGGGTCTGGCAGCGTCCATCACCTTTGCCCTGTTTACTGTTATCTTCAGGACTCAGCT GCCCACATACTCAGTTCTGGGAAATGTTCCAGGTACAGAACTATACGTGGATatagagacacacagagac GCAAGGGAGGTTCCAGGTGTTACTATATTCCGCTCCTCTGCCACAGTGTATTTTGCCAATGCTGATCTCTACCTCGAGGCCCTGAAAGAAAAG AGCGGCCTTGACATCAGTAAAATGATTATCTATAAGAGGAGGCAGGAGGCCAAACAGAAACGAAGGGAAAGGAGGGCTGAGAGACGTGCGAAGAGGCGCGCCAAGAGAGAG AGACGGGCACAGAGGACGGCTAAGCAACTGCCTGTATCGCCTGACTTCTCcgtggaggaagaggacggcTGCTGGAGGGACACATGTATCGACGGGACGGAGAGGGAGGAGCAGGACTGGCCCGAGAGGGAGAACGGGACAGTGTTTGTCATCCCGACCACTCCGCAGACACCGGACGGCCACTCTAGGTGGGAGTACCTGAAAGGAGGAGATCCAGACTGCGCCAGCTTAGGGTGGATGTCAGAGCTGCAAGACGGTGACACCACCACTCTGGGCTCCAGCAGTGAGGACACGCTCAGTCGTGACCTGGAACGAGTCTCTCTGGGGTCCCTGGGCAAGTGGACCTGGGACATTCACTCCATCATTCTTGACCTCTCCACAGCGAACTTCATTGACACGGTCGCTATCAAGACCCTGAAGAAT ATTTTCCTGGACTTCAGTGAGATTGATGTGGATGTCTACATGGCTGGTTGTCAAG CCTCTGTTGTGGAGCAGTTGGAGCTCGGTGGCTTCTTCTCAGAGACAATAACAAAGAGACGCCTCTTTGCCTCCGTTCATGACGCCGTGCTCTACTGTCTGAACCATCGTGGAGCAACATTGTTCCCCCGATACGACCCGTCTCCG GACGTGCAGTGCAGCATGAGATTTTAA
- the kbtbd12 gene encoding kelch repeat and BTB domain-containing protein 12 has product MDLTAKHGLVLLQQLRKMRETEHLTDVVLVAEGISFPCHRVVLSAFSPYFRVMFTCGLRECNNREIFLRDTPADSLALLLNYMYTSDLPLTNANVQGISIAAFLLQMDDVFARCQLHMTENMDASNCLGVYYFARDLGAEELADHAQRFLRQHFVQVCQNEEVLELEAYQLGKLLSCDDLNVSREETILDVVLRWVNNRTMGDGEVRILHLPELLRKVRLPLISPDYLREAMKRNTVLLSDAECLEMLNKALETTSMHPSAAPRKLKLRYGMETTDLLLCVGNDGGGIRSRYGNYAERSFCYAPSTGRTYYITSPRYGEAMGYVCAGVVTENNDIIVAGEASARRMARQKDMSVEIYRYKVEAQGSWERLTSAEYRDSYALGSLGDTLFLLGGQMKLKNQFLITNSVERWSMQGGPWRSAAPLPMPLAYHSVVMMKDRLYVMGGRTPQSYRMDDEPDRLSNRLLEYDPNLNKWTELGPMKYSKYRCSAVALNGEIYVMGGIGCEGVDRGQSRHCLNAVEIYNPDGDYWRDGPPLPCSQLSLRSNASNAGVVGGKIYVCGYYKGADRHDDITKDILELDPWENRWTVVARRALMHDNYDVCLVASLNPRGLMSPPADLVKQ; this is encoded by the exons ATGGATCTTACTGCCAAACATGGACTTGTGCTGCTTCAACAGCTAAGGAAGATGAGGGAGACTGAGCATCTGACAGATGTGGTGCTGGTTGCTGAGGGCATCAGCTTTCCCTGCCACAGAGTCGTTCTATCTGCATTCAGTCCATATTTCCGTGTTATGTTTACCTGTGGTCTGCGTGAATGCAACAACAGGGAAATATTCCTGCGCGACACCCCTGCAGACAGCTTGGCTCTCCTCTTGAACTACATGTACACTTCAGATCTTCCTCTCACTAACGCCAACGTACAAGGCATCTCCATCGCAGCTTTTCTTCTGCAGATGGATGACGTCTTCGCTCGCTGTCAGCTGCACATGACCGAGAACATGGACGCCTCTAACTGCCTTGGTGTCTATTACTTCGCCCGTGACCTCGGTGCAGAGGAATTGGCCGACCACGCTCAGCGATTCCTGAGGCAACACTTCGTCCAAGTCTGCCAGAATGAGGAGGTCCTGGAGTTGGAGGCCTATCAGCTGGGAAAGCTCCTGTCTTGTGATGACCTGAATGTTTCGCGAGAAGAAACCATCTTGGATGTGGTTCTTCGCTGGGTCAACAACAGAACTATGGGAGATGGAGAAGTGCGCATTCTGCATCTTCCAGAGCTCCTGAGGAAGGTCCGTCTGCCACTGATAAGCCCTGACTACTTAAGAGAGGCAATGAAGAGAAACACGGTTCTGCTGTCTGACGCTGAGTGTCTAGAGATGCTGAACAAAGCTCTGGAGACCACATCGATGCATCCCTCAGCTGCACCACGCAAACTGAAGCTGCGGTATGGCATGGAGACCACAGACCTACTGCTCTGTGTTGGTAATGACGGCGGTGGGATCAGGTCAAGGTACGGCAACTACGCTGAGCGCAGCTTTTGCTACGCCCCATCCACAGGCCGGACCTACTACATCACGTCACCTCGCTACGGGGAGGCCATGGGGTACGTGTGTGCTGGGGTTGTGactgaaaataatgacattatTGTAGCAGGAGAGGCAAGTGCACGCAGAATGGCTCGACAGAAAGACATGAGCGTTGAGATCTACAG GTACAAAGTGGAGGCCCAAGGAAGCTGGGAACGCTTGACGTCAGCAGAGTACCGCGATTCATACGCTCTGGGATCACTGGGTGACACTCTGTTCTTGTTGGGTGGGCAAATGAAGCTGAAGAACCAGTTTCTCATCACTAACAGTGTGGAGCGATGGTCTATGCAAGGCGGACCCTGGCGCAGCGCAGCGCCCCTTCCGATGCCTTTGGCCTATCACAGCGTGGTCATGATGAAAGATCGCCTTTATGTGATGGGTGGTCGAACCCCACAG TCATACCGGATGGATGATGAACCCGACCGTCTTAGTAACCGCCTCCTGGAGTATGATCCAAATCTAAATAAATGGACAGAACTTGGCCCCATGAAGTACTCAAAGTACCGCTGCAGTGCTGTGGCGCTTAATGGGGAAATTTATGTGATGG GAGGCATTGGATGTGAGGGTGTGGACCGTGGCCAGTCACGTCACTGCCTCAATGCTGTGGAGATCTACAACCCTGATGGAGATTACTGGAGGGACGGACCTCCTCTCCCATGTTCCCAGCTTTCATTGCGCAGCAATGCTTCCAATGCAGGAGTGGTGGGAGGAAAGATTTATGTTTGCGGCTACTACAAAGGAGCAG ATCGCCATGATGATATAACAAAAGACATTCTGGAGCTGGATCCATGGGAGAACCGGTGGACAGTGGTGGCTCGGCGCGCTTTGATGCATGACAACTATGACGTCTGCTTAGTGGCCAGCCTCAACCCAAGGGGACTCATGTCCCCGCCTGCTGACTTAGTGAAACAGTGA
- the LOC125007186 gene encoding interactor of HORMAD1 protein 1: MNQIRSIKEMLSIPTGSSVNRNAATSGYCSTTDSQFLFGSQFWGENSQGTSQDVSLSSRNSQQSSQEGSDPKFASTYHTKPLLFGDLKDKTRGLGFSDQFEEDKKKAKEKNDCDLLVKECQHIRETLNSIQQLVVGTERNTAVCQTVLQKFDQFSSTLQNKLTSLQSDISQQLEALANNLNSQKDVTTELEERVQKNGDTTAELGSHLQSLKNSLESLREEQERERHMLEEALKLLNTLVSEHSARPVTEGGVDSAIQTSPVPEPSVSDILQANQLEATHNLERNHVEVPPQGCSRVVGKKKNILRRYRMRRKRPLVLSRRSKCTVSDENTRPLVNCNKQLSVSVPLCEHRDVNTVASQGRLSPDGVVLRQRGHKSSEEAGCFINPLSCWSQDSSSSMCQAFEPILEKLSAESKTEMIVKPEGFWELFDMNFDSDLDV; the protein is encoded by the exons ATGAATCAAATAAGGAGTATAAAGGAAATGCTGAGCATCCCAACTGGAAGCAG CGTGAACAGAAATGCAGCTACCAGCGGCTACTGCAGCACAACAGACTCTCAGTTCTTGTTCGGGTCTCAGTTTTGGGGTGAAAATTCTCAGGGCACGTCTCAGGATGTGAGTTTGTCCTCCAGAAACTCCCAGCAAAGTTCCCAAGAG GGAAGTGATCCAAAGTTTGCAAGCACTTATCACACCAAACCTCTCTTGTTTGGAGACTTGAAGGACAAAACCAGAGGTTTGGGATTTTCAGATCAGTTtgaagaggacaagaagaaggcaaaagaaaaaaatgactg TGATCTTTTAGTAAAAGAATGCCAACATATCAGAGAAACTCTTAACAGT ATTCAACAACTGGTCGTTGGCACAGAGAGAAATACAGCCGTGTGCCAGACAGTTCTACAAAAGTTTGACCAATTTTCATCAACAT TGCAAAATAAACTAACCAGTCTTCAGAGTGATATTTCCCAGCAGCTTGAGGCTCTGGCAAATAACCTGAATTCCCAGAAAGATGTGACGACGGAGCTGGAGGAAAGGGTGCAAAAG AATGGAGACACAACAGCAGAGCTTGGCTCACACCTGCAAAGCTTGAAGAACAGTCTGGAAAGCTTGAGAGAGGAACAGGAAAGAGAGCGTCACATGCTTGAAGAGGCCCTGAAGCTGCTTAATACGTTAGTCTCAGAACATTCAGCCAGACCTGTTACAGAGGGAGGGGTAGACAGCGCCATCCAGACGTCACCCGTGCCCGAGCCGTCAGTCTCAGACATCCTGCAAGCGAACCAGCTTGAAGCCACACACAACCTTGAACGAAATCACGTGGAAGTTCCCCCTCAGGGTTGTAGCCGCGTCGtcggaaagaagaaaaacattctgAGACGCTACAGGATGCGCAGAAAACGGCCCCTGGTGCTCTCGCGGAGGAGCAAGTGCACGGTCTCGGATGAGAACACCCGACCTCTCGTGAACTGTAACAAACAGCTGAGTGTTTCAGTGCCTCTCTGTGAGCATCGTGATGTGAACACAGTAGCCAGCCAGGGCAGGCTCAGCCCAGACGGCGTGGTACTTCGGCAAAGGGGACACAAATCCAGTGAAGAAGCAGGATGTTTCATCAACCCTCTGAGCTGCTGGTCTcaggacagcagcagctccatgtGCCAGGCCTTTGAACCCATCTTAGAGAAGCTGTCAGCTGAGTCCAAGACAGAGATGATAGTGAAACCTGAAGGCTTCTGGGAGTTGTTTGACATGAACTTCGATTCTGATTTAGATGTTTAA